Below is a genomic region from Pseudomonas sp. JQ170C.
GTGCCCAGTTCCATGATCGGGAACAGGTCGGTCAGGTAGTCGCGCAGCACGTTACCGGTGACGGAGATGGTGTCCTGGCCTGCGCGGATGCGCTGCAGGGAAACCTTCATCGCCTCCACTGGCGCCAGGACGCGGATGTCCAGGCCGGTGGTGTCGTGATCCTTGAGGTACTTCTGGACCTTCTCGATCAGCACGCCGTCGTGGGCGCGCAGCGGGTCGAGCCAGAACAGCGCCGGGGTGTTGCTTGCGCGGGCGCGGTTGACGGCCAGCTTGACCCAGTCCTGGATCGGCGCGTCTTTGGTCTGGCACATGCGGAAGATGTCGCCCGCTTCGACGTCCTGGGCCAGCAGCAGGTTGCCCTTGCCGTCAACCACGCGGATTACGCCCTCGGCCTTGACCTGGAAGGTCTTGTCGTGGGAACCGTACTCTTCGGCTTTCTGCGCCATCAGGCCAACGTTCGGAACGCTGCCCATGGTGGTCGGATCGAAGGCGCCGTGTTGCTTGCAGTCTTCGATGACGGCCTGGTAGATGGTTGCGTAGCAACGATCCGGGATCACGGCCTTGGTGTCTTGCAGTTGGCCTTCGGTGTTCCACATCTTGCCCGAGTCACGGATCATCGCCGGCATCGAAGCGTCGACGATAACGTCGCTCGGTACGTGCAGGTTGGTGATGCCTTTGTCGGAGTTGACCATGGCCAGTGCCGGACGCACGTCGTAGACGGCTTTGATGTCGGCTTCGATCTGCGCTTGCTGTTCAGCTGGCAGGGCCTTGATACGGGCGTACAGGTCGCCGATACCGTTGTTCAGGTTGAAACCGATCTCGGCCAGTACATCGGCGTGCTTGTTCAGCGCGTCCTGATAGTACTCGGCAACGATCTGGCCGAACATGATCGGGTCGGAGACCTTCATCATGGTGGCTTTGAGGTGTACCGACAGCAGTACGCCCTTGGCCTTGGCATCTTCGATTTCGGCGGCGATGAATTTACGCAGCGCCTTGGTGCTCATCACGGCGCAGTCGATGATTTCACCGGCCTTGACGGCGGTTTTTTCTTTCAGAACGGTGGTGTTGCCGTTCTTGTCCAGCAATTCGATGCGCAGGCTGTCATCAGCTTCGATCAGTGCGGCTTTCTCGCTGCCGTAGAAGTCGCCCTGGCTCATGTGGGCCACGTGGGACTTGGAGTCGGCAGCCCAAGTGCCCATTTTGTGCGGGTGCTTGCGAGCGTAGTTCTTGACCGACAGCGGCGCGCGGCGGTCGGAGTTGCCTTCACGCAGGACCGGGTTCACGGCGCTGCCCTTGATGCGGTCGTAGCGAGCCTTGGCTTCTTTCTCGGCATCGGTGCTGGCGGCTTCAGGGTAGTCGGGAACGTTGAAGCCCTTGGCTTGCAGTTCCTTGATCGCGGCCTTGAGCTGCGGTACCGAGGCGCTGATGTTCGGTAGCTTGATGATGTTGGCTTCTGGCGTGGTTGCCAGTTGGCCCAGTTCTGCCAGGTGGTCGGCCACTTGCTTGTCGGCGCCGAGCTGTTCAGGGAAGGCAGAAAGGATGCGGCCGGCCAGAGAGATGTCCCGGGTTTCTACGGCGATGTCGGCGCAAGCGGTGAAGGCTTCGACGATGGGGAGCAGTGAATAGGTGGCGAGGGCGGGGGCTTCGTCGGTGAAGGTGTAGATGATCTTGGATCGGGTGGGCATATTCGGGTTAACTCTCTGTTTTGCTGAGCGTGCGCAGAATCTCGAGGTGCGCAGGGTAGGCGCTTCACTCAGACACATCTATGAGCAGAAGGTCGAGGGTTCTGTGCGGTGATGGTGGATTGCATCAGTCGAGTGTCAAACGGCTGAACTGCGGTAACAGCCCAGTCTTGCAGGGGCCTGCGGGTCTCGTTCCAGACGGTGCGCCCCCAGTGACCCTTTGGTCACCGGCGGAGTATACCAAACCCTTGGTCTTAATCATCAAGATCAACGCGACCGAGCGGCTTTTTTAGACCAAAGATGTAGGTCGGTGCGCCCCATTTCGGGGCATTCGCCCGCATGGTTCCCGTTGCCGTGCAACTGGGTTACGCTCTGGGGATCCAGATGACGTACCACACCAAAAAAAACGGAGTGCAGCATGGGATACCAGAAAATCAAGGTTCCGGCAGTCGGCGACAAAATCACCGTCAACGCAGACCATTCTCTTAATGTTCCTGATAATCCGATCATCCCGTTCATCGAAGGCGACGGCATTGGCGTCGACGTCAGTCCCGTCATGATCAAAGTGGTTGATGCTGCTGTAGAGAAAGCCTATGGGGGCAAGCGCAAGATTTCCTGGATGGAAGTCTATGCCGGCGAGAAAGCCACCCAGGTATACGACCAGGACACCTGGCTGCCCCAGGAAACCCTGGATG
It encodes:
- a CDS encoding NADP-dependent isocitrate dehydrogenase, with translation MPTRSKIIYTFTDEAPALATYSLLPIVEAFTACADIAVETRDISLAGRILSAFPEQLGADKQVADHLAELGQLATTPEANIIKLPNISASVPQLKAAIKELQAKGFNVPDYPEAASTDAEKEAKARYDRIKGSAVNPVLREGNSDRRAPLSVKNYARKHPHKMGTWAADSKSHVAHMSQGDFYGSEKAALIEADDSLRIELLDKNGNTTVLKEKTAVKAGEIIDCAVMSTKALRKFIAAEIEDAKAKGVLLSVHLKATMMKVSDPIMFGQIVAEYYQDALNKHADVLAEIGFNLNNGIGDLYARIKALPAEQQAQIEADIKAVYDVRPALAMVNSDKGITNLHVPSDVIVDASMPAMIRDSGKMWNTEGQLQDTKAVIPDRCYATIYQAVIEDCKQHGAFDPTTMGSVPNVGLMAQKAEEYGSHDKTFQVKAEGVIRVVDGKGNLLLAQDVEAGDIFRMCQTKDAPIQDWVKLAVNRARASNTPALFWLDPLRAHDGVLIEKVQKYLKDHDTTGLDIRVLAPVEAMKVSLQRIRAGQDTISVTGNVLRDYLTDLFPIMELGTSAKMLSIVPLMNNGGLFETGAGGSAPKHVQQLVEENFLRWDSLGEFLALAASLEHLGSAYDNPKAKVLAATLDQATGQFLDTNKSPARKVGGIDNRGSHFYLTLYWAQALAAQSDDTALQARFAPLAKALAENEATIVAELNAVQGKPAEIGGYYYPDAELTAKVMRPSQTLNSAIAAL